A single region of the Nocardioides sp. W7 genome encodes:
- a CDS encoding acyl-CoA dehydrogenase family protein — protein sequence MSINLDDPRKFRTLTGQAHQVAMNMLRPISRKYDRAEHEYPQELDMLAAMIDGLSESGANEGAGAAGVRRDATTPSGEAGVQNGANLASVMSIAEMCWGDVGLLLSMPRQGLGNSAIASVADDEQAERFAGVWAAMAITEPGTGSDSANIRTTAVLDGDEYVLDGEKIYVTSGDRADHVVVWATLDRSLGRAAIKSFVVPKGTPGMRVDRLEHKLGIRASDTATITFESCRVPKENLLGSPEVDAQQGFAGAMATFDNTRPLVAAMAVGCAKAALDLTRDLLERAGVVVDYDRPSLTQSAAAAKLLQLEADWEGARLLMLQAAWMADNRRPNSLEASMAKAKAGRVGSDITLSCVELCGSIGYSESELLEKWSRDSKILDIFEGTQQIQQLIVARRVLGLSSAELR from the coding sequence ATGAGCATCAACCTGGACGACCCGAGGAAGTTCCGGACCCTGACCGGGCAGGCCCACCAGGTCGCGATGAACATGCTGCGGCCGATCTCGCGCAAGTACGACCGCGCCGAGCACGAGTATCCCCAGGAGCTCGACATGCTCGCCGCGATGATCGACGGGCTCTCCGAGTCCGGCGCGAACGAGGGAGCGGGTGCGGCCGGCGTACGACGGGACGCGACCACTCCGTCGGGTGAGGCCGGCGTGCAGAACGGCGCGAACCTGGCGTCGGTGATGTCCATCGCCGAGATGTGCTGGGGAGACGTCGGACTGCTGCTGTCCATGCCCCGCCAGGGCCTCGGCAACTCGGCCATCGCGTCGGTCGCCGACGACGAGCAGGCGGAGCGGTTCGCGGGCGTGTGGGCCGCGATGGCGATCACCGAGCCCGGCACCGGATCGGACTCGGCGAACATCCGGACGACCGCCGTCCTCGACGGCGACGAGTACGTCCTCGACGGCGAGAAGATCTACGTCACCTCCGGAGACCGGGCCGACCACGTCGTCGTCTGGGCGACCCTCGACCGGTCGCTGGGCCGGGCCGCGATCAAGTCGTTCGTGGTGCCGAAGGGCACGCCCGGCATGCGCGTCGACCGGCTCGAGCACAAGCTCGGCATCCGGGCCTCCGACACGGCGACCATCACCTTCGAGAGCTGTCGGGTGCCGAAGGAGAACCTCCTCGGCTCGCCCGAGGTCGACGCCCAGCAGGGCTTCGCCGGCGCGATGGCGACCTTCGACAACACCCGGCCGTTGGTGGCCGCGATGGCGGTCGGCTGCGCCAAGGCCGCCCTGGACCTGACCCGCGACCTGCTCGAGAGGGCCGGCGTGGTCGTCGACTACGACCGGCCCTCGCTCACCCAGTCGGCGGCGGCCGCGAAGCTCCTGCAGCTGGAGGCGGACTGGGAGGGTGCTCGGTTGCTGATGCTGCAGGCCGCCTGGATGGCCGACAACCGGCGGCCCAACTCCCTGGAGGCGTCGATGGCCAAGGCCAAGGCCGGGCGGGTCGGCTCCGACATCACGCTGTCGTGCGTCGAGCTCTGCGGGTCGATCGGCTACTCCGAGAGCGAGCTGCTGGAGAAGTGGTCGCGCGACTCCAAGATCCTCGACATCTTCGAGGGCACCCAGCAGATCCAGCAGCTGATCGTCGCCCGCCGGGTGCTCGGGCTGAGCAGCGCCGAGCTGAGGTAG
- a CDS encoding acyl-CoA dehydrogenase family protein has translation MSLMQSLRPGGKHGLSSTETRDPVGYAVAALSRLARSDVLDRVGLRRRAEQAVFTTTRSGFRTVTAASRSFARAGSKDAPGARPNEAPRSGVFDLTPTEDEQLLVDVVAELAEEVLRPAAAEADEACSAPEAVLKAGLEVGLPILGVPEALGGISEERSAMAGTLVAEALARGDLGLAVASLAPGAVATALGLWGTDEQQRTYLPAFTGGDVPAAALALGEPTVLFDVLSPATTAQRAGGRLVLNGVKSAVARGAEAELFVVGASLDDKPVLVLVESSTPGIEVVADPGMGVRAAGMTRLVLTDVGVPEENVLGATDGSTYTECVRLARLAWCALAVGTGQAVLDYVTPYVKEREAFGEPIAHRQSVAFMVADIAIELQAMRLLTYKAASRAAAGKDVARDVALARKLCADQGMRIGLDGVQLLGGHGFVKEHPVERWYRDLRAVGVMEGVVLV, from the coding sequence ATGTCCCTCATGCAGAGCCTCAGGCCCGGCGGGAAGCACGGGCTGTCCTCGACCGAGACGCGCGACCCGGTCGGGTACGCCGTCGCCGCGCTGAGCCGGTTGGCCCGGAGCGACGTGCTCGACCGGGTCGGTCTGCGCCGGCGGGCCGAGCAGGCGGTGTTCACGACGACGCGCAGCGGGTTCCGGACGGTCACCGCCGCGAGCCGGTCCTTCGCGCGGGCCGGCTCGAAGGACGCTCCGGGCGCCCGGCCCAACGAAGCGCCGCGCAGCGGGGTCTTCGACCTGACGCCCACCGAGGACGAGCAGCTGCTCGTGGACGTGGTCGCCGAGCTGGCCGAGGAGGTGCTCCGACCCGCGGCCGCGGAGGCCGACGAGGCGTGCTCGGCCCCCGAGGCGGTGCTGAAGGCCGGACTCGAGGTCGGCCTCCCCATCCTCGGGGTCCCGGAGGCGCTCGGCGGCATCTCGGAGGAGCGGTCCGCGATGGCCGGCACCCTGGTGGCCGAGGCGCTCGCCCGGGGCGACCTGGGCCTGGCCGTCGCCTCGCTCGCACCGGGCGCGGTCGCGACCGCCCTCGGTCTGTGGGGCACCGACGAGCAACAGCGGACCTACCTGCCGGCCTTCACCGGAGGCGACGTGCCCGCCGCCGCGCTGGCGCTCGGCGAGCCGACCGTGCTCTTCGACGTGCTGAGCCCCGCGACGACCGCACAGCGCGCCGGCGGCCGGCTCGTCCTCAACGGTGTGAAGTCGGCCGTGGCCCGGGGAGCCGAGGCCGAGCTCTTCGTGGTCGGCGCCTCGCTCGACGACAAGCCGGTGCTGGTGCTGGTGGAGTCGAGCACCCCCGGCATCGAGGTCGTCGCCGATCCCGGCATGGGCGTGCGGGCGGCCGGGATGACCCGCCTGGTGCTCACCGACGTCGGTGTACCGGAGGAGAACGTCCTCGGCGCGACCGACGGGTCGACGTACACCGAGTGCGTCCGGCTCGCGCGCCTCGCCTGGTGTGCGCTCGCCGTCGGGACCGGGCAGGCCGTGCTCGACTACGTGACGCCGTACGTCAAGGAGCGCGAGGCGTTCGGGGAGCCGATCGCGCACCGCCAGTCGGTGGCGTTCATGGTGGCCGACATCGCCATCGAGCTGCAGGCGATGCGGCTGCTGACCTACAAGGCCGCCAGCCGCGCGGCGGCGGGCAAGGACGTCGCCCGCGACGTGGCGCTGGCCCGCAAGCTGTGCGCCGACCAGGGCATGCGGATCGGCCTCGACGGGGTGCAGCTGCTCGGCGGCCACGGGTTCGTGAAGGAGCACCCGGTGGAGCGGTGGTACCGCGACCTCCGGGCCGTCGGCGTGATGGAAGGCGTGGTTCTCGTATGA